The segment TCAGTCAAAACAGCGTCCTATCTTTACATTAATTTCAGAAGCTATCCATGAGCAAGGTCATTGAATTACATAATATTACCAGGGATTTTCCACTGGGCCATGAAATAATTAAAGTTTTAAAAGGCATCAATCTTGAAATTGAACGCGGGGAATATGTAGCTTTCATGGGACCCTCAGGATCGGGAAAATCTACGCTGATGAACTTACTCGGCTGCCTTGATACGCCAACTTCAGGAAGCTATATCCTGAATGGTAAGGATGTGAGTAAAATGAGTGATGACGAACTTGCAGACATTAGGAATACTGAGATAGGCTTCGTCTTTCAGACCTTTAACCTGCTGCCCAGAACTACCGCTCTTGAGAATGTTGCTTTACCGATGGTGTACGCCGGAGCATCTAAATCTGCCAGAACTG is part of the Antarcticibacterium sp. 1MA-6-2 genome and harbors:
- a CDS encoding ABC transporter ATP-binding protein; this translates as MSKVIELHNITRDFPLGHEIIKVLKGINLEIERGEYVAFMGPSGSGKSTLMNLLGCLDTPTSGSYILNGKDVSKMSDDELADIRNTEIGFVFQTFNLLPRTTALENVALPMVYAGASKSARTARATEVLKNVGLADRMDHKPNQLSGGQRQRVAVGRALVNNPSIILADEPTGNLDSKTSVEIMHLFDDIHAAGNTVILVTHEEEIALHAHRVIRLRDGVIESDEKRSEKVEVRS